Proteins from a single region of Salvelinus sp. IW2-2015 linkage group LG4p, ASM291031v2, whole genome shotgun sequence:
- the cbln18 gene encoding cerebellin 18, with translation MKFVAVSALCLWGVLCLCASVKAMGTLELMRDAAVSWTGALPCGTWDCECAFNSQRGCCCVANEMSMLEDHTFMRMVDMWEQLTRLDNDIKEVTGNNKIAFTAAMRSRSDCFGPFTSNVPIRYYAISLNQGNGYNDALGTFTSPRAGLYSFSFTAYSNVGVDGERLYHKVQLIKNNEVVASVWEDNREDTEDSATHSVLVSLRQGDQVYVELLSGRSLCGNTKEYNRFSGYLVYPFTQE, from the exons ATGAAGTTTGTTGCAGTGTCTGCTCTGTGCCTGTGGGGGGTGCTGTGCCTCTGTGCCAGTGTGAAGGCCATGGGGACTTTAGAGCTGATGCGGGATGCAGCAG TGAGCTGGACTGGGGCCCTGCCCTGTGGGACGTGGGACTGTGAGTGTGCTTTCAACAGCCAGCGGGGCTGCTGCTGTGTGGCCAATGAGATGAGTATGCTGGAGGACCACACCTTCATGCGCATGGTGGACATGTGGGAGCAGCTCACCCGATTGGACAACGACATCAAGGAAGTCACAG GCAACAATAAGATTGCGTTCACCGCGGCGATGAGATCTAGAAGCGACTGCTTCGGGCCCTTCACTAGCAACGTGCCAATCCGCTACTACGCCATCTCTCTCAACCAGGGCAATGGATACAATGACGCTCTGG GTACCTTCACCTCCCCCCGCGCTGGCCTCTACTCCTTCTCCTTCACGGCCTACTCCAACGTGGGCGTGGACGGCGAGCGTCTTTACCACAAGGTGCAGCTAATAAAGAACAACGAGGTGGTGGCCTCTGTGTGGGAGGACAACCGGGAGGACACGGAGGACAGCGCCACCCATTCGGTGCTGGTGTCTCTGCGCCAGGGCGACCAGGTGTACGTGGAGCTGCTCTCCGGCAGGAGTCTGTGTGGCAACACCAAGGAGTACAACAGGTTCAGCGGATACCTGGTCTACCCCTTCAcacaggagtag